In Cedecea neteri, a single genomic region encodes these proteins:
- the aceB gene encoding malate synthase A codes for MTQQTVSEELAFSQPFGEQEKQILTPEAVEFLGELVSRFTPQRNKLLASRIAEQQAIDGGKLPDFNSETDSIRKSDWQIRGIPQDLLDRRVEITGPVERKMVINALNANVKVFMADFEDSLAPSWSKVIDGQINLRDAINGTISWTNEAGKIYQLKPDPAVLVCRVRGLHLPEKHVTWRGEAIPGSLFDFGLYFFHNVDALLAKGSGPYFYLPKTQSWQEAAWWSEVFSFTEDRFDLPRGTIKATLLIETLPAVFQMDEILHALKDHIVGLNCGRWDYIFSYIKTLKNHPDRVLPDRQSVTMDKPFLNAYSRLLIKTCHRRGAFAMGGMAAFIPSKDSARNEWVLNKVKADKEMEANNGHDGTWIAHPGLADTVVEVFGKALGERQNQLDISRSEDAPITAAQLLEPCPGERTEEGMRANIRVAVQYIEAWISGNGCVPIYGLMEDAATAEISRTSIWQWIHHQKTLSNGQTVTKALFRQMLAEEMLVIQDELGDQRFSQGRFDEAARLMEQITTSEELIDFLTLPGYRLLA; via the coding sequence ATGACACAACAGACAGTTAGCGAAGAGCTGGCCTTTAGCCAGCCGTTTGGCGAGCAAGAGAAGCAGATCCTCACCCCGGAAGCCGTAGAGTTCCTCGGCGAGCTGGTGAGTCGCTTTACCCCACAGCGCAACAAGCTGCTGGCATCTCGCATTGCTGAACAGCAGGCCATCGACGGCGGAAAGCTTCCTGATTTTAATTCGGAAACCGATTCCATTCGTAAAAGTGACTGGCAGATTCGTGGTATTCCGCAGGATCTGCTCGACCGCAGGGTAGAAATTACCGGGCCGGTTGAACGCAAAATGGTGATCAACGCCCTGAATGCTAACGTAAAAGTCTTTATGGCCGACTTTGAAGATTCCCTGGCGCCGAGCTGGAGCAAAGTCATCGACGGGCAGATCAACCTGCGAGATGCGATTAACGGCACCATCAGCTGGACAAACGAAGCGGGAAAAATCTATCAGCTGAAACCCGATCCGGCAGTACTGGTTTGCCGCGTGCGCGGTCTGCATCTGCCTGAAAAACATGTGACCTGGCGCGGGGAAGCAATCCCTGGCAGCCTGTTCGACTTCGGGCTCTATTTCTTCCACAACGTGGATGCCCTGCTGGCTAAAGGCAGTGGCCCTTATTTCTATCTGCCCAAAACCCAGTCATGGCAGGAAGCGGCCTGGTGGAGCGAAGTCTTCAGCTTCACGGAAGATCGCTTCGATCTGCCACGTGGCACGATTAAAGCGACTTTGTTGATCGAAACGCTGCCTGCTGTCTTCCAGATGGATGAGATTCTGCATGCCCTGAAAGATCACATCGTGGGCCTGAACTGTGGTCGCTGGGACTACATCTTCAGCTACATCAAAACCCTGAAAAACCACCCGGATCGCGTCCTGCCGGACAGACAGTCCGTGACGATGGATAAGCCTTTCCTGAATGCTTACTCGCGCCTGCTGATCAAGACCTGTCATCGTCGCGGTGCCTTTGCGATGGGCGGCATGGCGGCCTTTATCCCGAGCAAAGACAGCGCGCGTAATGAATGGGTACTGAACAAAGTCAAAGCGGACAAAGAGATGGAGGCCAACAACGGTCATGATGGTACCTGGATTGCGCATCCGGGCCTTGCGGACACGGTTGTTGAGGTCTTTGGCAAAGCGTTGGGTGAGCGCCAGAACCAGCTGGATATCAGCCGCAGCGAAGATGCACCCATCACAGCGGCACAGCTGCTTGAGCCTTGCCCTGGCGAGCGCACCGAAGAAGGCATGCGCGCCAACATTCGCGTGGCGGTGCAGTACATCGAGGCGTGGATCTCCGGCAACGGCTGCGTACCGATTTACGGGCTGATGGAAGATGCCGCGACCGCTGAAATCTCCCGTACTTCCATCTGGCAATGGATCCACCACCAAAAGACGCTAAGCAACGGTCAGACCGTGACGAAAGCGCTGTTCCGCCAGATGCTTGCCGAAGAGATGTTGGTAATTCAGGACGAGCTGGGCGACCAGCGTTTTAGCCAGGGACGCTTCGATGAAGCTGCGCGGCTGATGGAACAAATTACCACCTCAGAAGAGTTAATCGACTTCCTGACGCTGCCGGGCTACCGCCTGCTTGCCTGA
- the metA gene encoding homoserine O-acetyltransferase MetA, giving the protein MPIRVQDELPAVNFLREENVFVMTTSRASNQEIRPLKVLILNLMPKKIETENQFLRLLSNSPLQVDIQLLRIDSRESRHTPGEHLNNFYCNFDDIKHDNYDGLIVTGAPLGLVEFNDVAYWPQIQQVLEWAKDHVTSTLFVCWAVQAALNILYGIPKQTRDEKLSGVYEHNVTQPHALLTRGFDDSFLAPHSRYADFPAQLIRDYTDLEIFAETEQGDAYLFGSRDKRIAFVTGHPEYDALTLSGEYFRDVDAGLQPEVPYNYFPGDDPAKKPHATWRSHGNLLFTNWLNYYVYQITPFDLRHMNPTLD; this is encoded by the coding sequence ATGCCGATTCGGGTGCAGGACGAGCTACCAGCCGTCAATTTCCTGCGTGAAGAAAACGTCTTTGTGATGACGACATCGCGCGCCAGCAATCAGGAAATACGTCCGTTAAAGGTACTGATCCTGAATCTGATGCCAAAGAAAATTGAGACGGAAAACCAGTTCCTGCGGCTGCTCTCCAACTCTCCACTGCAGGTGGATATCCAGCTGCTGCGCATCGACAGCCGGGAGTCTCGCCATACGCCTGGCGAGCACCTCAATAACTTTTACTGCAATTTTGACGACATTAAACACGACAACTACGACGGATTGATCGTCACCGGCGCTCCGCTCGGGCTGGTCGAATTTAATGATGTGGCTTACTGGCCGCAGATCCAGCAGGTGCTGGAATGGGCCAAAGATCATGTCACCTCGACGCTGTTTGTCTGCTGGGCAGTTCAGGCCGCGTTGAATATTTTGTACGGTATTCCTAAACAAACCCGGGATGAAAAACTTTCCGGTGTCTACGAGCACAATGTTACCCAGCCCCATGCTTTGCTGACGCGCGGGTTCGATGATTCATTCCTGGCACCTCACTCTCGCTATGCTGATTTTCCTGCGCAGTTGATCCGCGACTACACCGATCTGGAGATCTTTGCTGAAACAGAACAGGGCGATGCCTACCTGTTTGGCAGCAGGGATAAGCGCATTGCGTTCGTGACCGGTCACCCGGAATATGATGCGCTGACGCTGTCCGGCGAGTACTTCCGCGATGTTGATGCTGGGCTCCAGCCAGAGGTGCCATATAACTATTTCCCGGGGGACGATCCGGCGAAGAAACCTCACGCAACCTGGCGCAGTCATGGCAATTTACTGTTCACCAACTGGCTGAACTATTACGTCTACCAGATTACGCCATTCGACCTTCGCCACATGAACCCGACGCTCGATTAA